In Paenibacillus sp. FSL M7-0420, a single genomic region encodes these proteins:
- a CDS encoding diguanylate cyclase domain-containing protein, protein MRRNRSSLTSDLGFLAFLVLIFACIVYIAGSPDNYVQNIIILNVSFILALVTYFTTVTAGLTLNLAFVFGYGFFVVYQTVSQGASIGVETYFWLIMTPLFTVVLWVFTSSTRELQAENERLLKRTNNLAAVDENTDLRNSISFQKDASLFTGISVRYKIPLTLLVVKVKYWNEIRRLIPEEQLSEAIYDVSQLSQSSIRTNDALYLLDKEDATWGLLLFTDREGAKIVIERIKQRLQELNDSEFSGKYKVTLGLKIGAVEYAADTIENPLDFIVQAKKELEYDV, encoded by the coding sequence GTGAGACGTAACCGCAGCAGTCTAACCTCGGATCTGGGCTTCCTGGCCTTTCTGGTTCTGATCTTCGCCTGCATCGTATATATCGCGGGCTCACCGGATAACTACGTCCAGAACATTATTATTCTGAATGTATCGTTCATCCTGGCGCTGGTCACGTATTTCACCACGGTCACGGCGGGACTGACGCTGAATCTGGCGTTTGTCTTCGGTTACGGCTTCTTCGTGGTCTATCAGACGGTATCGCAGGGCGCATCGATCGGTGTAGAGACGTATTTCTGGCTGATTATGACCCCGCTGTTTACGGTGGTGCTGTGGGTCTTCACCTCAAGCACCCGTGAGCTGCAGGCAGAGAATGAACGGCTGCTGAAGCGCACGAATAATCTGGCTGCGGTGGATGAGAATACGGATCTGCGCAACAGCATTTCTTTTCAGAAGGACGCCAGCCTGTTCACCGGAATCTCGGTCCGTTATAAAATCCCGCTGACGCTGCTTGTGGTGAAGGTGAAGTACTGGAATGAAATCCGCCGCCTGATCCCGGAAGAGCAGCTGTCCGAAGCCATCTACGATGTCTCCCAGCTCAGCCAGTCGAGCATTCGTACCAATGACGCGCTGTATCTGCTGGACAAGGAGGATGCTACCTGGGGCCTTCTGCTCTTCACGGACCGGGAAGGGGCCAAGATTGTCATTGAGCGGATCAAACAGCGGCTGCAGGAGCTGAATGACTCGGAGTTCTCCGGCAAGTACAAGGTCACCTTGGGGCTGAAGATCGGTGCAGTGGAATATGCGGCGGACACCATCGAGAATCCGCTGGATTTCATTGTCCAGGCCAAAAAGGAACTGGAATACGATGTATAA
- a CDS encoding cellulose biosynthesis cyclic di-GMP-binding regulatory protein BcsB: MMKKQILTVLLCLSLFLVQIPAAQAAVLPGEAGATYETLFTSDVSLRGASSQQQFFTVMDYWNVDKVMINLQFQTSQISEDKLSSVTLSLNGIPFYSFRPSLDNNGQQSLSVEAPKGFLTKGSNTLRIQGSLRTTTGGYELCNIDDMQDSWLHLFNTSNIAVNYTPKAITGGIQDFSARFSGMDTVKNEQSLLAVPQNASGAELESATYALSGFAKGNTLNDRTIPLLPYREDTVKDKSAVVLVAMYDHLPDRIKKLVSTADDLGTHAVIQLVNKDSLPTLVVTSKDESLLIKAGRLMASRELVSQLRKDLKVVTGATDVVNPAPAISSNITFTETGDKLTGPNHQEQTYFVSLPSNRSIADDGRISLDFRYAANLDFNRSLVTVSINNTPIGSKKLTKELANGDVLNLNVPQSLNISGNFTVTVAFDLELASMLCTPNKEEMPWAYISKESLMRLNTKDRTDLLLSNYPYPFLRDGIFNRVAVVLPKERDDYTYRSLGNVFNMLGQFAGGNTGDVHFYSDNAAADNLKDNNIIAIGTYKNNKVIRDNNGKLFFKYNKEGSTLLSNEKIALDEQYGAAIGTLQLLESPYESGRGLLAVTAVSSESYFVVSKLIGSEKDRWRVYGDGVVADKDGTVNAYRFKTVSGAKPDSLVSRVVERSDVLGFVTAAVMIVTLVVVALILMLRKHKKKRGDQA, from the coding sequence ATGATGAAAAAACAGATCCTAACAGTGCTGCTCTGCCTCTCCCTCTTCCTGGTTCAAATTCCTGCGGCGCAGGCGGCGGTGCTTCCCGGTGAAGCCGGAGCAACGTATGAGACGCTGTTCACCAGCGATGTCTCGCTGAGGGGCGCAAGCTCCCAGCAGCAGTTCTTCACAGTCATGGATTACTGGAATGTGGATAAAGTGATGATCAATCTGCAATTCCAGACCTCACAGATCAGTGAGGATAAGCTGTCGAGCGTAACACTGTCGCTGAACGGCATTCCGTTCTATTCCTTCCGGCCGTCCTTGGACAATAACGGGCAGCAGAGCCTGAGTGTAGAGGCGCCCAAAGGGTTCCTGACCAAGGGTAGCAATACGCTAAGGATACAGGGGAGCTTAAGAACCACGACGGGCGGCTATGAGCTGTGCAATATCGATGATATGCAGGACAGCTGGCTGCATCTGTTCAACACCTCGAACATTGCTGTGAATTATACACCGAAGGCCATTACTGGAGGCATTCAGGATTTCAGTGCCAGATTCTCAGGAATGGATACGGTGAAAAATGAACAAAGTCTGCTCGCCGTGCCGCAGAATGCCAGCGGAGCAGAGCTGGAGAGTGCTACTTACGCCCTCTCGGGATTCGCCAAAGGCAACACGCTGAATGACAGAACCATTCCGCTGCTGCCATACCGCGAGGATACCGTCAAGGACAAGAGTGCAGTAGTGCTGGTGGCTATGTATGATCATCTGCCCGATAGGATCAAGAAGCTGGTAAGTACGGCGGATGACCTCGGCACCCATGCGGTCATTCAGCTGGTGAACAAGGATTCCCTGCCTACGCTGGTGGTGACCTCCAAGGATGAGAGCCTGCTGATCAAGGCCGGACGGCTGATGGCAAGCCGGGAGCTGGTGAGCCAGCTCCGCAAGGATCTGAAGGTTGTTACTGGTGCTACCGATGTAGTGAACCCTGCGCCGGCCATCAGCTCGAACATTACGTTCACGGAGACGGGGGACAAGCTCACCGGGCCGAATCATCAGGAGCAGACGTATTTCGTCTCTCTCCCGTCCAACCGCTCCATTGCGGATGACGGCAGAATCAGCCTGGATTTCCGGTATGCGGCGAATCTGGACTTCAACCGTTCCCTGGTGACGGTGAGCATCAATAATACGCCCATCGGCAGCAAGAAGCTGACGAAGGAGCTGGCCAACGGTGATGTGCTGAATCTGAATGTGCCGCAGAGCCTGAATATCTCCGGCAACTTCACCGTGACGGTGGCTTTCGATCTGGAGCTTGCGAGTATGCTCTGTACACCGAACAAAGAGGAGATGCCGTGGGCCTATATCAGCAAGGAATCGCTCATGCGCCTGAACACGAAGGACCGCACCGACCTCCTGCTGAGCAATTACCCTTATCCGTTCCTGCGGGACGGCATCTTCAACCGTGTGGCGGTGGTGCTGCCGAAGGAGAGGGATGATTACACCTACCGGAGCCTCGGGAATGTCTTCAATATGCTCGGGCAGTTTGCCGGAGGAAATACCGGTGATGTCCACTTTTACAGCGATAACGCAGCAGCGGATAACCTGAAGGACAACAATATCATTGCAATCGGGACCTATAAGAATAACAAGGTGATCCGTGACAACAACGGCAAGCTCTTTTTCAAGTATAACAAAGAAGGATCAACCCTCCTCTCCAATGAGAAAATCGCTCTGGACGAGCAGTACGGAGCCGCCATCGGCACGCTCCAGCTCCTGGAATCCCCTTACGAGAGCGGACGAGGCCTGCTGGCAGTCACTGCGGTCAGCTCAGAGAGCTACTTCGTAGTCTCCAAGCTGATCGGGAGCGAGAAGGACCGGTGGAGGGTGTACGGTGACGGCGTTGTAGCGGATAAGGACGGCACGGTGAATGCCTACCGCTTCAAGACGGTCTCCGGCGCCAAGCCGGACTCTCTGGTCTCGCGGGTGGTGGAGCGCAGCGATGTGCTGGGCTTCGTGACCGCAGCGGTGATGATCGTGACGCTGGTGGTCGTGGCGCTGATTCTGATGCTGCGCAAACATAAGAAGAAACGTGGTGATCAAGCGTGA
- a CDS encoding SDR family oxidoreductase, whose protein sequence is MDLGLEGKSVLVAAASKGLGLATALEYAREGARVTIASRSLPQLETARQAIREATGQEVAVAELDVTRPEEIARAVWTAAEFGGGLEVLVTNAGGPPGGSFGDMADADWSGGFELTLMSAVRLIREALPHMRSAGGGRIVSISSVSIKQPIAGLILSNVFRAGVSALNKSLATELAPEGILINSLAPGRIGTDRILQLDGKRADAQGITLAQIQEEALKAIPLGRTGTPEEFGKAAVFLGSFANTYITGQSLLIDGGMVKSL, encoded by the coding sequence ATGGATTTGGGTCTTGAGGGGAAATCGGTGCTCGTTGCGGCAGCGAGTAAGGGGCTGGGATTGGCGACCGCCCTGGAGTATGCCCGTGAAGGGGCGAGGGTGACGATTGCGAGCCGGAGCCTGCCGCAGCTGGAGACGGCGCGGCAGGCGATCCGTGAGGCTACGGGACAGGAGGTCGCCGTAGCGGAGCTGGATGTGACCCGCCCGGAGGAGATTGCCCGGGCGGTGTGGACGGCCGCCGAATTCGGCGGCGGCCTGGAGGTGCTGGTCACGAACGCCGGCGGGCCTCCGGGCGGCAGCTTCGGGGATATGGCCGACGCTGACTGGAGCGGCGGCTTCGAGCTTACGCTGATGAGCGCGGTCCGCCTGATCCGCGAGGCGCTGCCGCATATGCGCAGCGCAGGGGGAGGGCGGATCGTCAGCATCAGCTCGGTCTCGATCAAGCAGCCCATCGCGGGGCTGATTCTCTCGAATGTGTTCCGCGCAGGCGTGAGCGCGCTGAACAAGAGCCTGGCTACAGAGCTTGCCCCGGAGGGCATCCTGATCAACAGCCTGGCCCCCGGACGGATCGGCACAGACCGGATCCTCCAGCTTGACGGCAAGCGGGCGGACGCGCAGGGCATCACACTTGCGCAGATTCAGGAGGAAGCCCTGAAGGCGATTCCGCTGGGAAGAACCGGCACGCCGGAGGAGTTCGGCAAGGCGGCGGTATTCCTCGGTTCTTTTGCCAATACTTATATAACCGGACAGTCCCTGCTGATCGACGGCGGAATGGTGAAATCGCTCTAG
- a CDS encoding glycosyltransferase family 2 protein → MTISDVLMVIAVICIWSLLLVNVMLIIAGYLYYIQTENEPVPEITGEHPMVTIMVPAHNEGVVISKTVESLLALDYPHDRYEIIVINDNSSDNSAELLAAIQERNPQRKLIIINTDAVTGGKGKSNALNIGFTRSSGELIAIYDADNTPERTALKYLVAEIMNDATLGAVIGKFRTRNRNASLLTRFINIETLSFQWMAQAGRWKLFKLCTIPGTNFIMRRTIVESIGGWDVKAIAEDTEISFRIYMMGYRIKFQPKSVTWEQEPQTVKVWFKQRTRWAKGNIYVIVKNLPLLFDRKAVKIRFDILYYVSIYFLLLISLVTSDILLVLHAMGYVHTTIAGLSSFLWLLAIVLFVVGIFVTLTTEKGEMSLSNLWIILLMYVSYCQLWMVVAAYGLYNYFKDVIFKREVKWYKTERY, encoded by the coding sequence ATGACGATCTCAGACGTATTGATGGTGATCGCGGTCATCTGTATCTGGTCCCTGCTGCTGGTGAATGTGATGCTGATTATAGCGGGGTATCTGTACTACATTCAAACGGAAAACGAACCGGTGCCTGAGATTACCGGGGAGCATCCCATGGTGACGATTATGGTTCCTGCCCACAATGAGGGGGTCGTCATCAGCAAAACCGTGGAATCCCTGCTGGCACTGGATTACCCGCATGACCGGTATGAGATTATCGTCATCAATGATAATTCGTCAGACAACAGCGCTGAGCTGCTGGCTGCTATCCAGGAGCGGAATCCGCAGCGCAAGCTGATCATTATCAATACGGACGCCGTCACAGGCGGCAAAGGGAAATCCAATGCGCTGAACATCGGCTTCACCCGCAGCAGCGGGGAGCTGATTGCGATCTATGATGCCGACAATACGCCGGAGCGCACGGCGCTGAAATACCTGGTGGCGGAGATTATGAATGATGCCACCCTCGGGGCGGTGATCGGCAAGTTCAGAACCCGCAACCGGAATGCCAGCCTGCTGACCCGGTTCATTAATATCGAGACGCTGTCCTTCCAGTGGATGGCGCAGGCAGGGCGCTGGAAGCTGTTCAAGCTCTGTACGATCCCGGGAACAAACTTCATTATGCGCCGGACCATTGTCGAGAGCATCGGCGGCTGGGATGTGAAGGCAATTGCCGAGGATACGGAGATCAGCTTCCGCATCTATATGATGGGCTACCGGATCAAGTTCCAGCCGAAGTCGGTCACCTGGGAGCAGGAGCCGCAGACGGTGAAGGTATGGTTCAAGCAGCGGACACGCTGGGCGAAGGGCAATATCTATGTCATTGTGAAGAACCTTCCGCTTCTGTTCGACCGGAAGGCGGTCAAGATCCGCTTCGATATTCTGTATTATGTCTCGATCTACTTCCTGCTGCTGATCTCGCTGGTCACCTCGGATATTCTGCTCGTGCTTCATGCCATGGGGTATGTACATACCACCATCGCCGGGCTCAGCAGCTTCCTGTGGCTGCTCGCCATTGTGCTGTTCGTGGTGGGGATCTTCGTTACCCTGACCACGGAGAAGGGCGAGATGAGCCTGTCGAACCTGTGGATCATTCTGCTGATGTACGTCTCGTATTGCCAGCTCTGGATGGTAGTGGCCGCTTACGGGCTGTACAACTATTTCAAAGACGTTATCTTCAAACGGGAAGTCAAGTGGTACAAAACCGAGCGGTACTAG